In Gammaproteobacteria bacterium, one genomic interval encodes:
- the rpsM gene encoding 30S ribosomal protein S13 — protein MARIAGINIPNHQHAAIALTAIYGVGRSRARQICDMAGVKHSAKIKDLTDAEMDKLREQIGKLTVEGDLRRETSMNIKRLMDLGCYRGVRHKKGLPVRGQRTRTNARTRKGRRKQAGPMGKPAPTA, from the coding sequence ATGGCCCGTATTGCAGGCATCAACATCCCGAACCACCAGCACGCGGCGATCGCGCTCACGGCGATCTACGGCGTCGGCCGCTCGCGCGCGCGCCAGATCTGCGACATGGCGGGCGTGAAGCACTCCGCCAAGATCAAGGACCTCACCGACGCGGAGATGGACAAGCTGCGCGAGCAGATCGGCAAGCTCACGGTCGAGGGCGACCTGCGCCGCGAGACGTCGATGAACATCAAGCGGCTCATGGACCTGGGCTGCTACCGCGGCGTGCGCCACAAGAAGGGGCTGCCCGTGCGCGGCCAGCGCACCCGCACCAACGCGCGCACCCGCAAGGGCCGCCGCAAGCAGGCGGGCCCGATGGGCAAGCCGGCCCC
- the rpmJ gene encoding 50S ribosomal protein L36, with amino-acid sequence MRVQASVKKICRKCKIVRRKRVVRVICTDPRHKQRQG; translated from the coding sequence ATGCGAGTGCAGGCTTCCGTCAAGAAAATCTGCCGCAAGTGCAAGATCGTGCGGCGCAAGCGCGTGGTGCGCGTGATCTGCACCGATCCGCGCCACAAGCAGCGCCAAGGCTAA